The Christiangramia flava JLT2011 genome has a segment encoding these proteins:
- a CDS encoding rod shape-determining protein, translated as MGFFDFLIEEIAIDLGTANTLIIHNDKVVVDSPSIVARDRTSGKITAVGKEAAMMQGKTHENIKTIRPLKDGVIADFDASEKMLTMFIKEIPALKKKLFTPALRMVICIPSGITEVEMRAVKESAERVNGKEVYLIHEPMAAAIGIGVDIMQPKGNMIVDIGGGTTEIAVIALGGIVCDKSIKIAGDVFTNDIVYYMRTQHNLYVGERTAEKIKIQIGAATEDLEVPPEEMSVQGRDLLTGKPKQVNISYREIAKALDKSILRIEDAVMETLSQTPPELAADIYNTGIYLAGGGSMLRGLDKRLSQKTDLPVYIAEDPLRAVVRGTGITLKTLNRYKGILIK; from the coding sequence ATGGGTTTTTTTGACTTTCTCATTGAAGAAATTGCGATAGACTTAGGTACGGCCAACACTTTGATTATTCACAACGATAAAGTTGTAGTTGATAGTCCCTCGATTGTAGCCAGGGACCGTACTTCAGGAAAAATTACCGCGGTAGGTAAAGAAGCCGCAATGATGCAGGGTAAAACCCATGAGAATATCAAAACCATCAGGCCGCTTAAGGATGGTGTAATTGCCGATTTTGATGCCAGTGAGAAAATGCTCACCATGTTTATCAAAGAAATTCCGGCACTTAAGAAAAAACTTTTCACTCCTGCCTTAAGAATGGTTATTTGTATCCCATCTGGGATTACGGAAGTGGAGATGCGTGCGGTAAAAGAAAGTGCCGAAAGAGTGAATGGTAAAGAGGTTTACCTGATCCATGAGCCAATGGCCGCAGCGATTGGAATCGGTGTGGATATCATGCAACCGAAGGGGAACATGATCGTGGATATAGGTGGTGGTACTACTGAAATTGCGGTGATCGCACTTGGTGGAATTGTTTGTGATAAGTCTATCAAAATTGCCGGTGATGTATTTACTAATGACATCGTTTACTATATGCGTACGCAGCACAACCTGTATGTTGGAGAACGTACTGCGGAAAAAATAAAAATACAGATCGGTGCGGCAACTGAAGATCTTGAAGTTCCGCCAGAGGAAATGAGCGTTCAGGGACGTGACCTTCTTACCGGTAAACCAAAACAGGTGAATATTTCGTACCGTGAAATTGCCAAAGCGCTGGATAAATCTATTCTTCGTATCGAAGATGCGGTGATGGAAACGCTTTCGCAAACACCACCAGAACTGGCTGCCGATATTTACAATACTGGTATCTATTTAGCCGGTGGTGGTTCGATGTTAAGAGGTCTCGATAAACGGCTTTCTCAAAAGACCGATCTTCCGGTTTATATTGCTGAAGATCCGCTTAGAGCCGTTGTTCGCGGAACCGGAATTACCCTTAAAACACTGAACCGTTACAAAGGAATTTTGATCAAGTAG
- the mreC gene encoding rod shape-determining protein MreC, which translates to MQQIFNFLIRNKNSILFLILLAVSVFLTIQNHSYQKSRFISSANFVTGGVYNWANNINTYLHLDEYNERLLEENKQLRNILLNVNDSISLEEKLDSTSFEGNYQFRTARVINNNFNKPDNYLTLNRGENSGIREEQGVITSQGIVGIIDRTNNNYSRAISILNSRSRINAQLKNTNHFGSLMWNGKDPNTVQLIDVPRQAPVQQGDTIITGGRSLIFPKGLPIGSIESFELDQTQSYYTIQIKLFNDMTNIGYVYVIENLNKEEIKELENEQ; encoded by the coding sequence ATGCAGCAGATTTTTAATTTTCTTATACGGAATAAGAATTCGATTTTATTCTTAATCCTGCTTGCTGTATCTGTGTTTCTTACCATTCAGAATCATTCTTATCAGAAAAGCAGGTTCATCAGTTCTGCCAATTTTGTAACCGGCGGAGTCTATAACTGGGCAAACAATATCAATACGTATCTGCACCTCGACGAATATAACGAGCGACTCTTGGAAGAGAACAAACAGCTCAGAAATATCCTGCTGAACGTGAACGACAGTATTTCGCTGGAAGAAAAACTGGACAGCACGTCTTTTGAAGGGAATTACCAGTTCCGCACAGCCAGGGTGATCAATAACAATTTCAATAAACCCGATAATTACCTCACGTTGAATCGCGGGGAAAATTCGGGAATTCGAGAAGAACAGGGTGTAATCACCAGCCAGGGGATCGTTGGAATCATCGATCGCACTAATAATAATTATTCCCGGGCAATTTCCATTCTGAACAGTCGGTCAAGGATCAATGCGCAACTTAAAAATACGAACCACTTCGGAAGTTTGATGTGGAACGGTAAAGATCCGAACACCGTACAGCTCATCGATGTGCCGAGACAGGCTCCGGTACAGCAGGGAGACACCATCATCACCGGTGGTCGCTCACTTATTTTCCCAAAAGGCCTGCCGATTGGAAGTATTGAGAGTTTCGAACTGGACCAGACGCAAAGTTATTATACGATCCAGATTAAGCTTTTTAACGACATGACCAATATTGGTTACGTGTACGTGATCGAGAACCTGAATAAAGAAGAAATCAAAGAACTGGAAAATGAACAGTAG
- a CDS encoding rod shape-determining protein MreD has product MNSSIVNNVLRFVFLILLQVLVLNNINFLGYINPYLYVLFLLLFPFTGNQTLFIFCAFLLGLSIDIFEDSGGINAAACLVAAFVRPNLLRFSFGVSYDHQNIRLANTPFGAKLSYISLMVLIHHFVLFSLEMFSVSHIILILKKTLFSGIFTVILILLSLTLFTRKYR; this is encoded by the coding sequence ATGAACAGTAGCATCGTAAATAATGTCCTGCGGTTTGTATTCCTGATCCTGCTTCAGGTGCTGGTTTTGAACAACATCAATTTCCTTGGGTATATCAACCCGTATCTGTACGTTCTGTTCCTGCTATTATTTCCGTTTACAGGAAATCAGACTTTGTTTATTTTCTGTGCCTTTTTACTGGGTTTAAGCATCGATATTTTTGAAGACAGTGGAGGCATTAATGCGGCTGCCTGCCTGGTTGCGGCATTCGTGCGCCCTAACTTACTGCGTTTCTCTTTTGGAGTAAGTTATGACCACCAGAATATCAGGCTGGCCAACACCCCTTTTGGCGCAAAACTCAGTTATATTTCTCTGATGGTACTCATCCATCATTTTGTTCTTTTTTCCTTGGAAATGTTCAGCGTAAGTCATATAATATTGATCCTGAAAAAAACGTTATTTTCAGGAATATTTACCGTCATTTTGATATTATTGAGTCTTACACTTTTCACCAGGAAATATAGATGA
- the mrdA gene encoding penicillin-binding protein 2, protein MRKFLLYITVLTTGLLFIGRLFYLQVIDTSLAIRSRDNAIKVVYDYPQRGYIYDRDGELMVSNQPSYDVMVIPRNLKPFDTTEFCSILNLTREQLETKLDKARIYSPMLPSVVIPQLTKSEYAVLQEKMRNYEGFYIQKRSLRDYQVDHSANVLGYIAEVNQGIINKNPYYISGDLMGRAGVESTYEEILRGVKGVKYIQKDRFNRDIGPYKEGIYDTLPEKGQDLTITVDNDLQAYGSRLMQHKRGGIVAIEPESGEILALITAPTYDPAKLVGRKRSANFTELYYDSIAKPLYDRALLAQYPPGSPFKTLNALIGLQEGVVDTHDRFACHNGYVYGRGRKLGCHSHSSPLDMIPGIAQSCNAYFANVYRRIIEKYPTSQEGIDVWNAHLKSFGLGQYMGNDLSTGQPGKIPNSDYYNQIYDYPTYKWYATATLSNAIGQGEVLMTPIQLANMAATIGNRGWYYTPHILKKIDGEDIEIKDFTTKHHTTIDPANFEPVVEGMHQVYKAGTASTLQIPGIEIAGKTGTAENYTKINGKRTQLTDHSIFVAFAPVDKPKIAIAVFVENGYWGSRYAGRIASLMIEKYLKGTITRTDLEDWILNHSLEDEYAKPLSGEPFIINQ, encoded by the coding sequence ATGAGAAAGTTTCTGCTTTACATCACTGTGTTAACCACCGGCCTCTTGTTCATTGGCAGGCTTTTCTATTTACAGGTTATTGATACTTCTTTGGCTATTCGTTCCAGGGATAATGCGATCAAGGTGGTGTATGATTATCCGCAAAGGGGGTATATTTACGATCGCGATGGGGAATTGATGGTTTCCAACCAGCCTTCTTACGATGTCATGGTTATTCCTCGGAATCTAAAACCTTTTGACACCACTGAATTCTGCAGTATTCTGAATTTGACTCGCGAGCAGCTGGAAACCAAACTGGATAAAGCACGAATTTATTCTCCAATGTTACCTTCTGTCGTCATTCCGCAGTTAACTAAAAGTGAATACGCCGTACTTCAGGAGAAAATGCGGAATTATGAGGGTTTTTATATTCAGAAGCGATCTTTACGGGATTACCAGGTTGACCATAGCGCCAATGTGCTGGGTTATATCGCCGAAGTGAACCAGGGAATCATCAACAAAAACCCGTATTATATTTCCGGAGATTTGATGGGGCGTGCCGGCGTGGAAAGTACTTATGAAGAAATCCTGCGTGGCGTAAAGGGAGTGAAATATATCCAGAAAGACCGGTTTAACCGCGATATTGGACCTTACAAAGAAGGAATTTACGACACGCTTCCCGAAAAAGGACAGGATCTCACCATTACGGTAGACAATGACCTGCAGGCCTATGGCAGCCGCCTCATGCAGCACAAACGTGGAGGGATCGTAGCGATCGAACCCGAAAGTGGGGAAATTCTGGCGCTCATCACCGCTCCTACTTATGATCCCGCCAAACTCGTTGGCCGTAAGAGATCGGCCAATTTCACTGAATTGTATTACGATTCTATCGCCAAGCCGCTATATGACCGGGCTTTATTGGCGCAATATCCCCCCGGCTCCCCTTTTAAGACATTAAATGCTCTAATTGGATTGCAGGAAGGTGTCGTAGACACTCACGACCGGTTCGCCTGCCATAATGGATATGTGTATGGTCGCGGAAGAAAACTTGGATGCCACTCGCATTCGAGTCCGCTGGACATGATTCCCGGTATCGCGCAATCATGTAATGCCTATTTTGCCAATGTCTACCGAAGAATTATTGAAAAATATCCGACTTCGCAAGAGGGAATCGACGTCTGGAATGCCCACTTAAAGAGTTTCGGATTGGGACAATATATGGGTAACGATTTAAGCACCGGGCAGCCTGGGAAGATCCCGAATTCTGATTATTATAACCAGATTTATGATTACCCAACTTACAAATGGTATGCAACTGCCACGCTTTCAAATGCTATTGGCCAGGGAGAAGTGCTGATGACACCTATTCAGCTGGCAAATATGGCAGCAACCATCGGAAATCGTGGCTGGTATTACACGCCTCATATTCTAAAAAAGATCGATGGAGAAGACATTGAAATCAAAGATTTTACCACAAAACATCATACTACCATTGATCCTGCTAACTTTGAACCGGTAGTGGAAGGAATGCACCAGGTGTATAAAGCCGGAACCGCTTCTACCTTACAGATTCCTGGTATCGAGATTGCGGGTAAGACAGGAACTGCAGAAAACTACACCAAGATCAACGGAAAAAGGACCCAGCTAACAGATCACTCGATCTTTGTAGCTTTCGCTCCCGTTGATAAACCGAAAATCGCCATCGCCGTATTTGTTGAAAACGGGTACTGGGGTAGCCGCTACGCCGGCAGGATTGCCAGTTTGATGATCGAGAAATATCTCAAAGGCACTATTACCCGCACCGACCTGGAGGATTGGATTTTAAACCATAGCCTGGAAGATGAATACGCGAAACCGCTAAGTGGAGAACCTTTTATAATCAATCAATAA